Genomic window (Branchiostoma lanceolatum isolate klBraLanc5 chromosome 13, klBraLanc5.hap2, whole genome shotgun sequence):
CTCCCCCGATAATCTACACTGGCCATTTTTGTACAGCCGCTCACGTAGTAAATCATGACTCTTGCATAAGGCGTTGTAGACATTGTATTCACTACAGCTTGATACGATATATTGTCTCAAGTTTAATTCGATTTAAAGATGATTGTTCCTGCCGCAATCAATTCATTGGCAAGCCTCATATTCCCCATGGTGCTACCTTATCGTAATTTGTACCTATAGCTAACAATTTGGTCTCCAATTGTAAACTGGCACAACTTTCGTCGAAAATCATATAAAGTTGCAATCCCGGGCTCAACAGTACGTACGTTGGTAAATCATTGAATACTTATCCATACATTGATTATGGTTGATTCTTCACAGTGGGCATGCTTGTACACAATAGCATCCTTGTCACCATACTGCCGCAATTCTAAGACAATGAAATGTATTATCAACCGTAGTACGTCAAAAACAATAGGAGATTCTCACTCTGCTGAACCGTGGTAAGTGTCTCCCTACTGGCGCCACCTGACGCTTATTACCCGCCTGTAAACTTATTACAACTCGGATTCAGACTCATCATGATCTAGTAGCTGCTACTTTACATGGTTATTATGTTATCTTTGTTGAAAATACTCTACGCGATAAAGTGTGGGGAAATTAATCGGAGAAGCACGTATTCACACGAACCTACTAGAACCTATTAGAACGTAGCTAAATGGGCCAATTGTAAGTATTTCCTTCGGGAGAAGGAATGACATTTACTGCGACATTCTACCGTCTAATTTTACAGAAAATCGTTCCAGGGATACTTAAACCACACATGGATGATCATAGAGTTCTCAACTACCTCGTTGTAACATTGCTGATATGTTGTTCCGGTGGGCCCGTATGCTATTTGGTATTCTTGGGAGAAATCCGTTGTTGGCATTCATTCACCATAATGGCTTATAGCACCATTTCATTCTTAAAAGCCTGGCAGAAACTCTCTATGAAAAATTAAGCACAGACCAAGAAAAGACACATCCAAAGAAGGCGATATCTTAACGTTAGCCGAATGAAGTATCATCAGATATAAATAGAACCCACGTCATGAGAAAAGACACTTTGGAGCTTCTTATCTCGTTCTGACGTCTACAAGTACACATAGTTATCCGTCACACGTCAGTAGTGTGGTCATTACAATGTTTCACACTAATGCGGCACAAGCGTACATTCTCTCttcgtgtacatgtatctttagagCGTACAGCACTACTACAGTAGCATTCGAAGATAtagtatttatgtatgtaacaCATGAGTTCCAATAGTCATGTATATCTGCGCGTATTTCAATGTGCACTGTTGATATCATTTCTGAGTGTTTTATCATCACTATTCCACATTTCGCATACTACTgaaatgtcatacatgtacaacactttGACATTTCTATGAATTCTATCTAAAGTCAACAAAAGCCCTTATTATCTACTCGTTCGTGTTAGCTTCGCTAGACAGCTGCACACGAATGGTTCTTTCTTCAATGGTTTTCAGCTTTGGCAGAGCATGATGATACATGGTTAGCCGGCTATAGATTTAGAGTACAGCATACAGTAGAAGTAGATATAACAGCGAACGTGTAATCTCGTTCCCAGTGTACCGTAAGTGTAGTTTAAGCTAGTTGATATTAGTGGTGAATAAATTATCTGCATGTGATGGGCAGTGAAGGATTATTTCAACTGAACTATTTTTTGTTTCTACAGATATCTGCTTGCCTGAAGAAGAGgcatcatgacgtcatcagacAACGGCCCGACATCTTTAGCGTTATCACTCCAGGACATCAAGATTGACACGACCTATGACCCCAACAGCCTTGCCTTTGGAGTAGACCTGGTGGGAGCTGCCAAGAAGCTTCTCGAGTTCTTACACCTGGTGGACAGATGCCCTGTTCTGTACGACGAGGCCATCGTACTGGAAGCCATCAGGAGATACGAACTGTTCTGGCTCCCCCTAGCGGCCCAACACGGAGGTGAACTTCTAGCCGCTCCCTTGGATATAGCCTGGATTTGGCACGTGCATCTCCTGGCGCCGTACTATTACGAACAGGACTGCCGTAACCTGGTGAACACCACCGTGGACCACAAAATACTTGTCGGGCACGAGCGGGAGGTCGCCCAGCTGAGAGCGCAGGCATTGTGGGAAAAGGAGTACCCGAACGAACCGTTCGTCATCAGCTACCACGTGCGTCACAGCGACTTCAAGAGTCAGATTTCCTACAACCTGCAGTTAGCTGTCGCCCGCCAGAGGGTGTTCTTCTACCAGGTGTCCCTTCCTCACTACGCCGACAACAAGTTCTTGGAAGCGGCCAAAGAGCGCTACAAGAAATATCTGTTCCTGAAACAGAGTAATCCCAAACTGTTCCTGGTACCATGTTATGACTTTGACCTCATCTGGCATGCTCACCAGGTAAGTACACACTACACAATGCCTTTGTGGCATTACTTTGAGAATAAGCTTGCATCGTGTGTAAAGAGTTTGCTATattctgatacatgtactgacatTTTCTATCTGTACACAGAACTACCCGGCCATCTACAAGAGTGACACGGACAGCATTCTCGGTAGAATGTTGAATCACGACGACTCTGTGAACGATCGCTCTCCGGGCTCCAAGCTACTTCTGTCCGACACACAGACGCGACAGCTCTGGAAGAAAGCATTCAACGAAGATTTCGCCCTGAATGGCGCCATGTTCCGAGGAGAGCCCCCTAGCGCTTTCCTGGTTCCAACCAAGCCGATGGACGCGTACGCCACCAGGCAGTGTACGATCGTACTGCAGGAAGTGTACATTTTGAATCTACCCTCGGACGACAACTTCACGGTCAAGGTGGACATAGCAGGAGGCGGGAGGATCTGCAAACTCGGAGGATCTCACAAGTCGTGGAAAGGGAGGTCGTCTGACGGACTGGCCAAGTTTCGTTTCGACACAGCCGTCCATTCCACGCTCAAGTTCGATGTGGAGGCCAAGAAGCTGTTCGTGAAGGGGTTCCACGGAACGGCAGCCGTCGCCATTGCCACTGACCTTGTCGACGTGGCCGAAGAAGGTCATCACATCTCGCACAGTACGGAGCTTATGAGCGAAGACGGGAATCCGTCTGGAGTGACGTTAAACTTCACAATTAAGGTACTGAGGTATTTGATTCACAATCGCTAAGTTGGTGATATCAATGTTACAGGTATCGCCCTCACAACGTAAACATTCAACACCACGTTTAAATTCAAcactaacgttgggtaacctaaattcgggatttttccgataatggttgactgaaatcaatccagcagaacaataaaccatcctttttttctataattctgtcagtattttgtactatctttgcactaatcatatatatggtagattttgtctctagtcgtgctgacaccataatatttcaacttgaaactaccgtccgccgcacgcacaatgacagtgttgtcggacaggggggcacattaattcgggagagaagattcgtcttgaatatcttaccgctaatcacattttatacagcagctattcgttccatccttggcttgaggagagtgctatggatatagacgtgtccaagtaaaaaaaatacacgaaaaaacggccgtaccgcacacatcaggccagttcgggaacaacccgtgtgttgagtcggtagaacttcactcaaagtcggcccatcgtcatcatcgggcaacgtgtaacgttacattattcatgggaagttagctggatgccgtagcaatggtaataccactatgtccatgtgttccttgttgtgttaggagcaaactttgaggaaaatatcttcctcagtccactatcacacgcagcatttagacaaaaaagtgttcctcacaaacctttgtcgtctgcttgacaacaggattctggttaacaatatggcggcgggaaaatacacgtgccgtaggttgtagcaacagagaggagttttgatgattgatcacacttagaatccagttgtaggttagcaaaagagattctaattagttgtcttgtaaataattgtgtttagcaggcaggagatgtgacatttgtcttataaaccagcgaacaaccgtgcagtgtgagtctcccacgaagcccccagactctgtcaataagggacggagaggttttgacgtcgccaacttctaatgcatggttatcgaagcttttcagacagtgttctgaatgcgttagtctgtcaagtttgcatttctagcggtattactgatgttgcatctagcacatatccctaaataccccgttttcgaaaaatcccgactttaagtaccccacgaatttaggttacccaacgttacatatacatTCGTCACTATATAGCTACGTATACATTCGACACTTCGTATATATTCGACACTACATAAATATTAGACATCACATATACATTCGACACTTCGTTAACACTCGACACTGCGTATGCATTCGACACTACACAGACATTCGACACTACGTATGCATTCGACACTACGTATGTATTCGACACTGCGTATACAGCCGACACTTCGAATGCGTAAACATTCGACACTACGTATACATTCGACACTACATATACATTGGACGATACCTATGCATTCGGCGCTACGCTTCACTCGATACTATGTATACATTCGACACTGCGTATACACTCGACACTACAAAAACATTCCACACTAAGTATACATTCGGCAATACGCATACATTCGACACTACGTAGACATCCTTATCTCGGCCTTTAATAACACCCACGTTTCCATTCATGTGCATACAGGTGACATCAATACGCAAGGGTCACTACATTTTCAACATTCGCCCTGGACGATATGAGTCATCCAACGTTCCCGACATCCTCCACGGCCACATCCCACTGGCCCGTCCAAGTGAGGTGTCTAACAAGTGTGAGACAGCCGTCCATAAGTGAGTACAGCTTATTGTAATAAAAGAAAACGTTCAAGCAAGATTTATGCTTAATTTTCGTGAATCCAAGACCAACTCCACCGAAATGGTCTGGAGTACTCCCATTACATGTTGGCATCTTTGCTAAGCACTCATTACTTACACTTATAGGAAAGAGTATGGAGGTTAAAGACACACCACTACCAATAGACTAGCCCCCCGATGTAGAGCTTGcacacctgtacatgtgtggcccaaaggctatagaaacagagatgggcgccaccctatAGATTGTATGGTGTTTTCAGGACCTCTGGTAGTGACCATAGCGTTACTGTAAGTTGATTATTGTCTTGAAGCTGTGATGACTTCATCTTAACGGTTTTTCCCGTAGGGTCTACCCCCGGATCTCAGAGAGATGTGTCGCGTTCACCGTGCGCGTCATCCACTCACAGGAACTGATGATGTCAGCAATCCAGGTGTACGCACGAGAGAGTGACATGGCAGCTACTGCGCATCTAATAGGCCCCGACACACTGCCTACCAGACAACAGGTCTGCATGCGTGTATTGCCttatttctaaaagatcaaTTTGATATGTAGacgaaaaaaagattttgaaatacagtcaacATTACTGAGGAACAATTAATATACAACTTAAATTTGGATTAATTATCACAAAAAAAACCAAAGGAATCAAGTAAAGACAAATTTTCGAAGTAATAAACATGTTTGTCTGTAGTCTTAAAAGCGATGACATATGTCTttgtaatacatatatttgcagATCCAACACATTAACTGTTCAGCTTTGAGATCAACTCTGTGAAATGCATGTACCCTTACTACAGGTTACAGATGAAGGCGCATACTGCACGTTAGACCACTCCTCAGGGGAACGCGCCATTCTCATCAAGGGGAAGACAGACTGGGGCATCTGTGTGGGGAAGTGGGAGGGGTTCCGGCCCGGCGTGCCCGGCAAGCCAGGCATACCTTCCGTGGACGGTCGGCCGCCAATAAAGGGCGTGAAGGGCGTCCCCATGAACCCGGGACACTTGAAGGTAACTTCAGCTCAGCTGAACCGACATGAACATCTTTACCTTATCTGTTCTCTCTATCAAAAATCTCTTAGTGACTACCTATTTAGGATTGTTCAGTGTGTGGGAGTGGTCGAACAAGGTGATTCAGATTAGCAATAGTTGTGACGGGGGACATTACAGTCTTTGAACGTCAAtatcttttgacaaacatttgaaaactacacacaacaaaagagtttgctactctggggagctttcgagacgaactctgtCTTTTTATCAACCCAGTTAAGTAAGGTCTCGTCTTGgtgttctcttgtcacgtgacttgatgttgattatcgaGTGACAAGAGACtgtcatatacaggcttgagatagtgacgccccctgtccctgtttaaggtactgcGTCTATATCTTATCTATTAACTCTATTAGAAAAATCCCTTAGCTTAGCGACTACCTAGTTTGGATTGTTCGGTATGCGGGAATGGTCGAACAGCGTGATTCAGATTAGCAATCGTTTTGACGGGGGACATTATAGACTTCCAAAGTAGCTTTGACCCATTTCCACAGTCATGCGTGAAGCATAGTCATGGAATGGCTTGAGAAAAGTCAAAACCTCTGCCAACATTGATTGTGTGTTTTTAACTACTTCGTGTTGAACTAAGAGTTGAAATGcttactataacgttacatgcactGTTTTAAATTCGCTCAGGTTGGTTTCTACAGTCTGCAGGGAAAGCAGGGCTGGCAGCTGGCCGTGCGGAGAGATAAGGGCATGACGTTCCAGATGGACTGCGTCAGCGTCAACATAACGAACGGCAAGATCATCATCCCCGCACACGTAcgtcacaatttttttctttacgtttgggaccgcatctgtcagcagcgacacctataacTGCAGGGCACAAGTGAACCAAGCACAAGTCAgaaattactctccaagcagaggacgggttccggcaggtttttttacgtgttttaggcgtttttgtcgagctttctacttttttcatttttcttgtcTCTATATATAGAGACAACAaaagtagaaagctcgacaaaaacgcctaaaaacacgtaaaaaaatgCCGcaactgcttggagagtagtcagaattgccctgaggaaggtgacagatggttacCGAAATTTTGGTTGAATGAaagacttggttgtgtacaaagagtctttttattcagtcacAAAGTTTAATCCTCAAAGCAGCGTCaattttggcgacacctcagggacGGAGGTTATTAGTTCCTAATTCGAGGCAGATCGACGGGAACTTTCATGTGCATCAATACTGTAAACAAAAGTTAGCCAGGAACTGCAGGGGGAAGATTGTTCGGTAAACAAACATCCTTGAACAATTTTGTCTTCTTGTCTAGGTGGAACAAGTTCCAGAGGCGATAGCTCTCGCCTTCGCCATCTCGGTGCTGTGGGTGCTCTGCAATCCTAAGTCCATCCGCCAGACGCCGCAGGTGCAACAGCAGCACCATTCCTGCAACCAGTCACACTCTCAACAACAGCAGAAGCACCAGAGTAACGCGCACAGATCAGGCGATCAGGACCAACGCTCTACAAACAAGTGGGGGTAAACAGTTGTGTTCTCAATTTAGCCTCACTTTGACTAAGATGGCATCCAGTCGTTCAGGCCGGACTATGTTCGGCCAAGCTTTCTTCGtggcagacggagctctctgCCGCCTGGCTAATCGTTTGTATCCGGTGGTTGTTTTACGCGGCAGGAGTATGATTCCTACTGCAAAGaactactaccgggtgccaaaAGATACCCGGGCGGCGGAAAGCCCCTTCTGCCGCGAGAGAGAGGCCGGCCAAACCACGGTAGACAGGTTACATTTTCGGGCGGAACTGCAGGCGTTTGCCCCCCGCCCCCTCCCCCCCGGACTCATttcttatttcctttttttttacagtaacaTGGAGTTCGAGACCATGCTGATGATCCTGGCGGCAGGGTACGGACGCCCCATCCCGATCTACCAGTACCCAGGGGCCGGGGCGCAGTGCGGGGCCTGCGGGGGGTGTGGCGGCTGCGGAGGGTGTGGCGGTTGCGGTGGGTGCGGCGGCTGCGGTGGATGTGGCGGCTGAAGTCCTCTTGTTTCTATATCGGAGGAACTTGGTAGCCTGCTGTTTGATCCATTCTAGTTATTCTATGCCGTCGCTCCTATATTCCTCCTACATCGGAATataggtactctccaagcagagcatgggattcggctggtttttgacgtgtttttaggcgtttttgtcgggctttctactttgtcatatttttttgttgtattaCCAACCCcattacaaaaaaagatgacaaagtagaaagcccgacaaaaacgcctaaaaacacgccaaaaaccagccgaaacccatgctctgcttggagagtagaatatAGGAGTCCCAGCATGAATTAAACTAACTTGGATGGCACCTTGTTAGTCTAGCAACTGCGCACTCCGATGCTCGAACTAAGACAGTGTTGCACAGTGTTGGGCTGATAGTTACGCGTATTATTTACGTAATTTGATGAAGGAAAATGGAATCTGTAAAACACTTTCGTAGCAAACTACTGAACCATTGAGTAATCGTGAAGAATATGATCAACCTGCGGCTTCTGTGAAGTATAAGCCAGACTCAGACGATGAATGTAACATGAGTAGTGTCACACAGTAATCTAATAATGTTTCAACATTTCTACGTGTTTGTTGTTGAGAAAGTGGGCATAAAGGAAAGAATGACACATTGTCACAAAGAACAAAAGGCAGTAATTTAAGGAGTGGCTGATTTCGATGGTTTTTCTCcatgtatgtatctgtatcagATATTGTTTTACTAACCGATACGTGGTACACTTTCGGTCGGTGGGCATATCTTTTCCGAAACTTAATATCTTGGATGTCCAAGTCATGACTGTATATCCGGACAATGCCGcgttgtgtttgtacaatgctGTATTGTATTTCTACATTGTAAAGCTCTTCTACTGCAACTTCAACAAAACACCTGTCTCTAAATTACAGCTTATACAAATGATATGACGTACACTTAGAAAATGTTGATATATTTGACCTGAAGGTTCTAATCTTGTTGTATAGATGGATGAAGATAATTGTACTACAGGAGAGAAACGCTTTGAAATCTCCTTAGATTTTACGCATTTCGTTTGAGCAGATTGATGTACTATCGAACCTTTCTTAATGCTGGGATTGTAATTCTAAACTCATGGAGTAAAACAGTTGTCATTAAAATATCACGGAGTTGTCTCCATGGTTAATCGGTGTGTAAAGCGTTTATTGTCTCATGACTCTTCTTGTTGAGCTGTGATACTACCTTATGCTAAAGTCTTTACTTACAGTACTTGGAAAGACGTAGCTGCTATTCTTAACTACATTAGTACCGATGTGATAGCATATTTTAACCCTGTACTACCATTCAAAGGATGCTCTGCACAGCAGCTTGATGCAGTATCTTCCAACTAACTTCATATAGCTTACCTTGGATATCCAATAATTACAAAGCTTTAGTGAGACAATTGCGATTTAAACTTATGTTGGTACTCATGTTGTCAACTACCATGTATAACTGTGACTGTAAAACAATTGGAAATTCCGATCGTACTTTTCCTGAAAGAATCTTAAAAATCAACACGCACTATAAGTTCACTGTTCAGGCAAATCTTCTAAACTGTGTACTACTGCCATCATTGGCAgaacagatgatgatgaacggTTAGGTTTCAGCACAATCACTGGAACGTTTTACGCTCTAAACGAgaactacgcatgtgcagcgaAATGCAGTGTGGGTAATATGGcaaagatgaaggcccctgaggcatgaacaaaacccgtctggtcATTGTTAAACAAACCGAGACAAGatctgtttacaagttaggggccttcacctttcacatattacccacaatgcattccGCTGCCTATACGTACTATAATAGAATCGTGAACCTATACACAGGCAGTAGTGGTGGTATACACTACTAAGAATTTTGACagcgcctcaggggcggagacCCTACAGCGCAGTGAGTGACATCAACACCGTAGGGAACATTATCAGCACCAGGGTCAGAATCGGACAGACATGCCGGGTGGCAGTCTCACCTCCGCTGGTGTAGACCTGACAGGCGCTCGTCTTCGGTTGGAATGGTCGAGTCATCGGGATGGGGGCTCGCTCCTCGCCTCGGGGCCACTGGCCGATCTTATAAAGTACAAACATGGAGAGGATTAAACAAGACGTGAACAAATGAAGGCTATCGGTTTCCGTAGATCAAGGAGGGTAGAGGGGTGGGTGGGGTTCGTCTTGCCGCGTAAGAGAACAGTATTGTCAAATCGTTGAACTGtccaaaaataacaaatatctACATTAACGGCAAAACTGGCTTTTTATCGCCTCCTCTGGCATCAGTGTTGGGGTCTCTATAGAGAATGTCATCAGTAAAATGAAGCTATTTAAGTGTCTGAATGCTTTTCATAATTCGAAGGAAAAGTCGTTTTATGTCATTTATTCGTAGCGAGGTGACCAAATTTTACGAAATGGCCTGCCTTCTTTTTAGCGTAATGCGTAGGgtgttcttctgaattcagcgtaaagcgcTGTTGGGACCCCTCCATTCAGACCCTCTTATTTCCTGACTCACCGGGACTTGGTTCTGCTGATCCTCGCAGAAGAAGTAGTGGTTGGCCCGGAGCGCGTGGTCCTGGAACTGCCGCACCAGCCCGTCAGTCCAGTTCATGTTGTCCATGATCCACACACTGGACCTCCCAGCCAGCTCGGACGGGGATTCCACCATCCCAtaataactgaagaaaaaacaagagtctgaagacctaATACCTACTCGAAATATTAGAGCCTTTGTagattgtttgttttatcttgtctcattgattttgcaaatatggCTGTAGCTAGCATAATCTATTTTGAATGATGGCCCTCTCTACCACAATGACATAATTTGTTTAAACATTATTGAATGTGTAAAAATCCTTTAGTTTGGCAGAATTCCGTGTTTAC
Coding sequences:
- the LOC136447359 gene encoding uncharacterized protein isoform X1, which produces MTSSDNGPTSLALSLQDIKIDTTYDPNSLAFGVDLVGAAKKLLEFLHLVDRCPVLYDEAIVLEAIRRYELFWLPLAAQHGGELLAAPLDIAWIWHVHLLAPYYYEQDCRNLVNTTVDHKILVGHEREVAQLRAQALWEKEYPNEPFVISYHVRHSDFKSQISYNLQLAVARQRVFFYQVSLPHYADNKFLEAAKERYKKYLFLKQSNPKLFLVPCYDFDLIWHAHQNYPAIYKSDTDSILGRMLNHDDSVNDRSPGSKLLLSDTQTRQLWKKAFNEDFALNGAMFRGEPPSAFLVPTKPMDAYATRQCTIVLQEVYILNLPSDDNFTVKVDIAGGGRICKLGGSHKSWKGRSSDGLAKFRFDTAVHSTLKFDVEAKKLFVKGFHGTAAVAIATDLVDVAEEGHHISHSTELMSEDGNPSGVTLNFTIKVTSIRKGHYIFNIRPGRYESSNVPDILHGHIPLARPSEVSNKCETAVHKVYPRISERCVAFTVRVIHSQELMMSAIQVYARESDMAATAHLIGPDTLPTRQQVTDEGAYCTLDHSSGERAILIKGKTDWGICVGKWEGFRPGVPGKPGIPSVDGRPPIKGVKGVPMNPGHLKVGFYSLQGKQGWQLAVRRDKGMTFQMDCVSVNITNGKIIIPAHVEQVPEAIALAFAISVLWVLCNPKSIRQTPQVQQQHHSCNQSHSQQQQKHQSNAHRSGDQDQRSTNKWGNMEFETMLMILAAGYGRPIPIYQYPGAGAQCGACGGCGGCGGCGGCGGCGGCGGCGG
- the LOC136447359 gene encoding uncharacterized protein isoform X2, with the translated sequence MTSSDNGPTSLALSLQDIKIDTTYDPNSLAFGVDLVGAAKKLLEFLHLVDRCPVLYDEAIVLEAIRRYELFWLPLAAQHGGELLAAPLDIAWIWHVHLLAPYYYEQDCRNLVNTTVDHKILVGHEREVAQLRAQALWEKEYPNEPFVISYHVRHSDFKSQISYNLQLAVARQRVFFYQVSLPHYADNKFLEAAKERYKKYLFLKQSNPKLFLVPCYDFDLIWHAHQNYPAIYKSDTDSILGRMLNHDDSVNDRSPGSKLLLSDTQTRQLWKKAFNEDFALNGAMFRGEPPSAFLVPTKPMDAYATRQCTIVLQEVYILNLPSDDNFTVKVDIAGGGRICKLGGSHKSWKGRSSDGLAKFRFDTAVHSTLKFDVEAKKLFVKGFHGTAAVAIATDLVDVAEEGHHISHSTELMSEDGNPSGVTLNFTIKVTSIRKGHYIFNIRPGRYESSNVPDILHGHIPLARPSEVSNKCETAVHKVYPRISERCVAFTVRVIHSQELMMSAIQVYARESDMAATAHLIGPDTLPTRQQVTDEGAYCTLDHSSGERAILIKGKTDWGICVGKWEGFRPGVPGKPGIPSVDGRPPIKGVKGVPMNPGHLKVGFYSLQGKQGWQLAVRRDKGMTFQMDCVSVNITNGKIIIPAHVEQVPEAIALAFAISVLWVLCNPKSIRQTPQVQQQHHSCNQSHSQQQQKHQSNAHRSGDQDQRSTNNNMEFETMLMILAAGYGRPIPIYQYPGAGAQCGACGGCGGCGGCGGCGGCGGCGGCGG